From Paenibacillus sp. FSL H8-0537:
ATCAGAGGATCACTGCCTTTTTTATTGGAATAAAAACATAGAAGAGAGATGAAAAAATATCAATTCGGTTAAGCTATTGAATGAAGCTTAAGCTCATAAATAAAGAAACAATGTGTATAGTGCGGGATCTATTAAAGTGATCATTTAAACGATGGATATAAATACAGGCTTATTTAATCATTTATATTGGGAGAACACTCTATATTAATAATAAATAATAGAAAAAGTAACTTTTGAATAAAAGAGGTCACCTGCGATAGAGATAACTTAGATCTTCCTCCACTATAATAAATCTATCCTGTTAATTAGAGTGAGGTTAAAGACTATGGCTATTCCATCCCCTGTAAATTCTTTGTCTAAGCAAACGCATTCACAGCGACAGAGGGGCATCACCCTTCTGCTGCGAAATATTGTGAAACATCGAGTGCTGCTGCTTATGCTGCTGCCAACAAGCCTTATTTTTTTTGTTAACTGCTATATCCCCATGTTTGGGGTGTTCATTGCTTTCAAGAATATTAACTATATTGATGGAATTATGGGCAGCCCTTGGACGGGGCTGGACAATTTCCGATTCCTCTTCGCGACCTCAGATGCATGGCGAGTAACCATTAATACGGTTTCCTACAATGTTGCCTTTATTGTATCCGGGCTAATTCTCTCGGTTGCAGTCGCCATTGCTGTTAATGAAGTGCGTGCCAAGCTTGCTTCGCGAGTCTATCAGACCATTATGATCATGCCGAATTTCTTATCTATGGTCGTTGTCAGCTATATCGTGTATGCTTTTCTACATCCGGAATACGGCTTTTTGGTGAAATATATTTTGCCCTTGTTCGGCTACTCTTCCGTCAATGCTTATATGCACCCTCAGGCATGGCCTTATATTTTATGGATAACAAAAATGTGGCACTCTGTTGGTATAGGCAGCATCATCTATGTGGCGGCAATAACCGGGATCAGTGAGGAGTTATATGAAGCTGCGAAAATGGATGGAGCTAGCAAATGGCAGCAGATCACCCGAATCACGATTCCGCTCCTTACTCCTGTGATGGTCATCCTGACGATTCTGAATTTAGGAGGCATTTTCCGCTCGGATTTTGGCTTGTTCTATCACGTTACGCTGGACTCTGGCGCGTTGCGTTCTACGACAGATGTCATTGATACTTATGTTTACAGAGGCTTGATTCAGCTCAATGATTTGGGAATGTCCTCTGCGGCAAATTTTTACCAATCGGTTGTTGGATTTTTCCTTGTCATTGGAGCCAATAGTCTGGCTCGAAAACTTAATCGCGATACAGCACTTTTCTAGAACGGAGAATCGAAATGAACCCAAAAGCAAGCGTTAAAACGTCCCAGAAGGACTCTAGGCTAGCCGAGGCTATCCTTCACATTATATTCATCACTTTTAGTCTCGCATGTATTATGCCTATCGTGCTGATTGTCGCTATTTCGTTTTCAGATGAAAAACAGCTAACGTTACAAGGCTACAAGTTCTGGCCTGACAAACTGGATGTATCCGCCTATCAGTATCTATTTACCAATTCCACAACACTCGTAAAAGCCTATGGGGTTAGCCTTAGCGTTACCATTATTGGAACGATAATTGCAGTATTATTAATTGCCTTATATGCCTATCCCATTTTCCGCAAGGATTTCCCTTTCAAAAAAGCATTTAATTTTTATCTTCTGATTACGATGCTTTTTTCAGGAGGGCTGGTCCCGTTCTATCTGCTATACGTCAACTTTTTGGAGCTGAAGGACTCGTTCGCCGCGCTCATTCTTCCTGGCCTTTCGAACGCGTTTTATATCTTCATTACTCGTACATTCTTTCAGCAGACCATTCCGGAAGAGATGATTGAATCGGGTAAATTAGACGGAGCATCGGAGTGGCGAATTTTCTTTCAGCTGGTTCTTCCTATTTCTCTTCCAGTCCTCGCAACTGTGGGTTTGTTCACGACGCTGATGTATTGGAACGATTGGTTCAATTCGATGTTATTCATTAATGATACTGATAAATATTCCTTGCAGTATGTCATGATTCAAATGATTCGCCAAGCGGAGTTTTTTAAAAATCAATTGGCGGGAAGCGGCGTAGCACTTATGGTGCAAGAAGCGGTTCCAACGGAAAGTCTTCGCATGGCGATGGTAGTCGTCTCTATTGGTCCTATTCTATTCGTCTACCCATTCTTCCAGAAGTATTTCACCAAGGGACTCACCATCGGAGCTATTAAAGGTTAAATGGTCTAACTCTGGCTTTACGGCTGGTTAGAATATATGATTATATGAATGGGGAGGCAACGAAATGAAGAAAATAAAAGGGTGGGGTACTGCGCTTGCTTGGCTAACCGTGACCATGCTGGCAATCTCCGGTTGCAGTAGCAACTCAAGCTCAACCAATACGCCTAGCGTAGATCCGGCGTCAACCAGCAAGACATCCGGAGACAGCGAATCCGGCAATCCCGACATCTCGA
This genomic window contains:
- a CDS encoding ABC transporter permease subunit codes for the protein MKHRVLLLMLLPTSLIFFVNCYIPMFGVFIAFKNINYIDGIMGSPWTGLDNFRFLFATSDAWRVTINTVSYNVAFIVSGLILSVAVAIAVNEVRAKLASRVYQTIMIMPNFLSMVVVSYIVYAFLHPEYGFLVKYILPLFGYSSVNAYMHPQAWPYILWITKMWHSVGIGSIIYVAAITGISEELYEAAKMDGASKWQQITRITIPLLTPVMVILTILNLGGIFRSDFGLFYHVTLDSGALRSTTDVIDTYVYRGLIQLNDLGMSSAANFYQSVVGFFLVIGANSLARKLNRDTALF
- a CDS encoding carbohydrate ABC transporter permease; protein product: MNPKASVKTSQKDSRLAEAILHIIFITFSLACIMPIVLIVAISFSDEKQLTLQGYKFWPDKLDVSAYQYLFTNSTTLVKAYGVSLSVTIIGTIIAVLLIALYAYPIFRKDFPFKKAFNFYLLITMLFSGGLVPFYLLYVNFLELKDSFAALILPGLSNAFYIFITRTFFQQTIPEEMIESGKLDGASEWRIFFQLVLPISLPVLATVGLFTTLMYWNDWFNSMLFINDTDKYSLQYVMIQMIRQAEFFKNQLAGSGVALMVQEAVPTESLRMAMVVVSIGPILFVYPFFQKYFTKGLTIGAIKG